GCCACAGGAGCTGCTGTAGGTGCACTTGTAGCTGTATTAATGGTAGGCATAGCTTGTGCTCCAAACTCGCTGTAATAGGCGTTAATGGAAGCATTGGGGTTCTCCTTCAGCCACTGCTGGAGGGTTAGGTGGCGAGCATGGTTTTGTATTGCTTGCGCTGTAAGCGTTTCCATAAGTAGGTGTAATTCTGCTTGAGTGAAGTGGTAAGCAAATCTAAAAACAATATTTGGATACACATATGTACCCAGCATGTTTTCTTTAGTGTGTCACCTTTGGCGGGTGAAGAATCCAGCAGGCATCAAGGCGTTCGGCGTGCACCTAAGAAAGATTAGGGAGCAAAGAGGCATAAGCCAACAGGAGCTTGCCGACATAGCCAACGTCTCCAAGCTAACTGTGCAGCGGACAGAGAACGCAAAGTATTCAGTGACTCTGGACGTGCTCTTGTCTTTTGCCCATGGCCTGCAAATACCCCTGAAGGAGTTGCTGGACTTGGATGTGCCAGATGAGCTTTCTTAACCACTCCTGTTTCCCATAGAGAACATCCGTATTCTGGCTGCCAGCTTAGATGCTGCGTCTGCTACTCCGCCTTTCGCCTATACCATAATTTTGCCTGTACCCAACCTCTTTACAGCTATCTCCGTTAGTAATGCTAATTAATTTAGTATTATGTAAAAGCTATATCATATATTGCGGCAGGATAACCTGAAAATAAAGCTATGTTGAAAGAAACGGTACTACAGAACAGGGACAGGAGCGTGTTCGGCAAGGCCTTCTTTGTGGACGGTCACGAAGATTTGGAGCTGCCGCTGTTCGGCAGCAAGATAGCGGCGGGCTTCCCCTCCCCTGCGACGGACTACATCGAGGAAACCATCAACCTGAACAGGCACCTGATAAAGAACCCCGCCTCCACTTTCTTTATCAGGGTAATGGGCGAGTCCATGCAGGACGCTTACATTCGCAACACAGACCTGCTGGTGATTGACAAGTCCCTGAAGGCAAGGGACGGTTCGGCGGTGGTGTGCTGGCTGGAGGGCGAGTTCACGGTGAAGACTTACAAGCCAGCGGGCAACAAGCTTTACCTGTTGCCTGCTAACCCAAAGTACAAGGCTATAGAGTTGACTGAAGGGATGGACTTCGTGTTCATGGGGGTGGTGACCTACTCCATCCACGACTGCCTGAAGAACCAGCTATGATAGCGCTTGTGGATTGCAACTCCTTCTATGCTTCCTGTGAGTGCGTTTTTAATCCTGCCATAAGGGATAAACCAGTTATTGTTTTGAGCAACAACGACGGGTGCACGATAGCCCGTTCACAGCAGGCCAAAGATGTAGGGGTGAAAATGGGAGACCCTGCCTTTATGCTGAAGGACTTGATTAAGAAGCACAGCATAAAGGTTTTCAGCTCCAACTATACCCTCTACGGTGACATGAGCCGCCGTGTGATGCAGACGCTGGCGGGCTTCACACCTAACCTTGAAGTGTACAGCATAGACGAATCCTTTCTGGATTTGGGGCACTTCTACAAGAAAGACCTGCACCAATACGCGTGGCAGATAAAGAACACGGTGCAGGAATGGACAGGTATACCCGTAGGCATCGGTGTGGCGAAGACAAAGACGCTGGCAAAGATTGCCAACCGCATTGCAAAGAAAAGCCCCAAGGCAAAGGGCGTTCTGGTGCTTCAGGAACAGCGGCACATAGAGGCGGCGCTTAAACGGACA
This window of the Pontibacter russatus genome carries:
- a CDS encoding helix-turn-helix domain-containing protein, translated to MKNPAGIKAFGVHLRKIREQRGISQQELADIANVSKLTVQRTENAKYSVTLDVLLSFAHGLQIPLKELLDLDVPDELS
- a CDS encoding LexA family protein, coding for MLKETVLQNRDRSVFGKAFFVDGHEDLELPLFGSKIAAGFPSPATDYIEETINLNRHLIKNPASTFFIRVMGESMQDAYIRNTDLLVIDKSLKARDGSAVVCWLEGEFTVKTYKPAGNKLYLLPANPKYKAIELTEGMDFVFMGVVTYSIHDCLKNQL